One window from the genome of Candidatus Abyssobacteria bacterium SURF_5 encodes:
- a CDS encoding class I SAM-dependent methyltransferase, which translates to MCFPVLIFIFRSGMFLRIVSMKSERSPCRTLTLPIIGRNACVQRIKISFNSFSQKLASMRRPCRLDIRMSSNKNRHDHKQVAEANRNLYNISPEVSIDFQQFADIPYVASRVATTIEDCFTRLPAHHSVRVLDIGTGIGHLLAHIMSHALAQNIFAIDIAERNIEVARQRYPGVTFYIGDFLSDFPLPDKVELITAYSVLHHFADWAAFLNKADRLLNAGGILYLDHEPLDSLLARAYISLARIKNRRHRDLLLAEYHQFHGYLDLFEVSRHLKAMNYQVDLYFTNLSLIGDIIKKTGINLSSIIVQEMLVNSKRKRILKQAFLSYKIIAQKLDA; encoded by the coding sequence ATGTGCTTCCCTGTCCTTATATTCATATTTCGTTCGGGAATGTTTTTGAGAATAGTCTCGATGAAATCAGAACGATCGCCCTGCAGAACCCTTACTTTGCCGATTATTGGCAGAAATGCTTGTGTGCAACGGATAAAGATTTCATTCAACAGTTTCTCGCAAAAATTAGCAAGCATGAGGCGGCCCTGCCGGTTGGACATAAGGATGTCTTCAAACAAGAACCGCCACGACCATAAGCAGGTTGCGGAAGCCAACAGGAATCTTTACAATATTTCGCCCGAGGTATCAATTGATTTTCAGCAATTCGCAGATATCCCCTACGTGGCCTCTCGAGTTGCCACAACCATCGAAGACTGCTTCACCCGTTTACCAGCGCACCACTCCGTTCGCGTCCTGGATATTGGCACCGGAATAGGTCACCTGCTGGCTCATATCATGAGTCATGCCCTGGCGCAAAACATTTTCGCTATTGACATCGCGGAAAGGAACATCGAGGTCGCAAGACAACGCTATCCGGGCGTCACCTTTTACATCGGCGACTTTCTGTCTGACTTCCCGCTTCCTGATAAAGTCGAGTTGATAACGGCGTACAGCGTCTTACACCATTTCGCTGATTGGGCGGCATTCCTAAATAAGGCGGATCGATTGCTGAATGCCGGCGGCATCCTCTACCTGGATCACGAGCCTCTAGACAGCTTGCTTGCGCGGGCGTACATATCTCTTGCGCGCATCAAGAACCGTCGCCACCGCGACCTTCTCCTCGCGGAATATCACCAGTTCCATGGATATCTCGATTTGTTCGAGGTGAGTCGTCATCTGAAGGCGATGAATTATCAGGTCGACCTCTACTTCACGAACCTGTCTCTTATCGGCGACATTATAAAGAAGACGGGCATAAATCTCTCATCGATTATTGTTCAAGAGATGCTGGTAAATAGTAAACGTAAGAGAATCCTGAAACAGGCGTTTCTGTCATACAAAATTATAGCTCAGAAGCTGGATGCCTGA
- a CDS encoding NAD-dependent epimerase/dehydratase family protein translates to MNVFVTGASGFIGSNLCKRLVADGNRVYALARNPTEQSGEGLSYVRGDILNPKSFQAVLHDCDLIFHCAACVSFDKKDYPQAFEVNVEGTERILEAAHRAGVKKVVHLSACAVLGFSTTSEKVLDEAAAPPISKDNVYAYTKKMAEEKVLEYVRKGLDVSIANIATVYGAGDRKLNSGSVIKSVYEGKMRFVPPGGTSFVSVEDVVEGLILIARNGRPGERYILCSENMEYRQLVNRISAVLQVKRPLMTLPSIAYYPAVLAVTALNLLAPAGGDQVNLVTPQIVRETFGYKYFSSEKARRELGWHPARTFEEAVGSAFEYYRREGLL, encoded by the coding sequence ATGAATGTATTCGTTACAGGCGCCTCAGGTTTTATCGGAAGCAACCTGTGCAAAAGGCTTGTGGCGGACGGCAACCGGGTCTACGCTTTGGCGCGGAATCCGACGGAACAGTCGGGTGAGGGGCTATCGTATGTCAGGGGGGATATCCTGAATCCGAAAAGCTTTCAAGCGGTTCTTCACGACTGCGACCTCATTTTTCACTGTGCCGCCTGTGTTTCATTCGATAAAAAAGATTACCCACAAGCGTTCGAAGTGAACGTGGAAGGGACCGAGCGCATCCTGGAGGCTGCGCATCGGGCGGGCGTCAAGAAGGTGGTTCATCTGAGCGCATGTGCGGTGCTTGGGTTTTCGACCACTTCGGAAAAGGTGCTCGATGAGGCTGCTGCACCTCCCATCTCGAAAGATAATGTTTATGCGTATACGAAGAAAATGGCGGAGGAAAAGGTTCTGGAGTACGTCCGGAAGGGGCTTGATGTCTCAATCGCGAATATCGCCACCGTTTACGGCGCCGGCGATCGGAAGCTGAATTCCGGCTCGGTCATAAAGTCGGTATACGAAGGAAAGATGCGGTTTGTTCCTCCAGGCGGAACAAGCTTTGTCTCGGTTGAGGATGTTGTGGAAGGGCTGATACTGATTGCGCGAAATGGTCGTCCCGGAGAACGGTACATCTTGTGCTCCGAGAATATGGAATACCGTCAGCTTGTAAATAGAATCAGCGCGGTTTTGCAGGTGAAGAGGCCGCTGATGACCCTGCCCTCGATCGCCTATTATCCCGCCGTTCTGGCGGTAACGGCGCTGAACCTGCTGGCTCCTGCCGGCGGCGACCAGGTCAATCTTGTCACTCCTCAAATAGTGAGAGAGACATTCGGCTATAAATATTTCAGTTCCGAAAAAGCGCGGCGCGAGCTGGGCTGGCATCCGGCTAGAACTTTCGAAGAAGCTGTAGGAAGCGCCTTCGAGTATTACAGGCGCGAGGGTCTTCTGTGA
- a CDS encoding class I SAM-dependent methyltransferase, with translation MNRHSGRQAKDQDTRSRVKMANRRLYDAIAGAYEEIDGRRSPRLEMWLRGKLENLRRSAPGGRLLDIGSGSGFVTRCAESLFSLRVGTDMSSGILVANSQAFDAGVAADVDHLPFSDGSFDVVTCFAVLHHLYSFDDLVMEAARVLKPGGLFYSDHDIDSLFCRRFRLPLAVYRRLRDSGSKYREASEQITDELYHLAEWQEKGINASSLASLFANAGFSVESSFHWFGLASITDRVFGERLSRHGWAPLVSLTCRKNGE, from the coding sequence ATGAACAGGCATAGCGGTCGGCAGGCAAAAGACCAGGACACCCGTAGCAGGGTGAAAATGGCCAATCGGCGGTTGTACGATGCGATTGCGGGCGCGTATGAGGAAATCGATGGAAGACGCTCGCCCCGCTTGGAGATGTGGCTGAGAGGCAAACTGGAAAACTTGCGCCGGAGCGCGCCGGGGGGGCGCCTCCTGGATATCGGCTCCGGAAGCGGCTTTGTCACTCGATGCGCGGAAAGTCTTTTTTCGCTTCGGGTGGGAACGGACATGTCGTCGGGAATCCTCGTTGCCAATTCCCAAGCTTTTGACGCCGGTGTCGCCGCCGATGTCGATCATCTCCCATTTTCCGATGGCAGCTTTGATGTGGTGACGTGTTTTGCGGTGCTTCATCACCTGTATTCTTTCGATGACTTGGTAATGGAAGCGGCTCGAGTCCTGAAGCCCGGCGGCTTGTTTTACTCCGATCATGATATAGACAGCCTCTTCTGCAGGCGGTTTAGATTGCCGTTGGCCGTCTACCGGCGCCTCCGCGATTCCGGCTCGAAATACCGGGAAGCCAGCGAGCAAATCACGGACGAGCTGTACCACCTGGCTGAATGGCAGGAGAAGGGTATCAACGCTTCAAGCCTGGCGAGCTTATTTGCGAATGCAGGTTTCTCAGTTGAATCGAGTTTCCACTGGTTCGGGCTTGCCAGCATAACCGATCGTGTTTTCGGCGAAAGGCTCTCCCGCCACGGCTGGGCGCCCCTCGTGTCGCTCACCTGCAGGAAGAACGGAGAATAG
- a CDS encoding radical SAM protein, with product MKILLLSPPYLPEYMRNARCDFVSLSATQWYPILLGYCGAYLEGQGHDVKLVDAPANYLSHDETRRIIQEYKPDLLVLYSGRMSETNDIEFADPIVQALGCEAVIVGPYASIAPEKTLGRTKVIDKLIRGEFDHPVGELAEGRQPGEIQNLVWKNGDAIVSNPVRPNLSGADLDAIPFVSRFFRDHVNIRSYKAPSEYYPFIDIMTGRGCKWGRCTYCLWVYTYIKGPAYNVRSIPSVVEEFQVISKEMPQIRSVMIQDDTFVGERARAFSEAKLSAGITLPWSCYARADVSYETLRLMKRAGCRNLHVGYESADPDVLKRIKKGLSVDRMTRFTEDAKRVGLRIHGDFAIGFPGETPESAMKTILWARKLNPHTAQFQLMIPFPGTEYYQDMLESGWLNSNGEPDMPQFSNEQIRSMAKKAYRTFYLSPSYLWKCICHPYEHFFGRLKTISRAIPAVFWKRWGTSISSASAQGSAACPQTKAETAASRKGVQEK from the coding sequence ATGAAAATCCTGTTGCTCTCGCCGCCCTACCTCCCCGAGTATATGCGCAATGCGCGCTGTGACTTCGTGTCTCTGTCCGCGACGCAATGGTATCCGATCCTGCTCGGCTATTGCGGCGCTTACTTGGAAGGACAGGGGCACGATGTTAAGCTCGTCGATGCTCCCGCCAACTACCTGAGTCACGACGAAACCCGGCGGATCATTCAGGAATACAAGCCCGACCTCCTCGTCCTGTACAGTGGCCGCATGAGCGAGACAAACGACATCGAGTTTGCCGATCCCATCGTTCAAGCGCTCGGATGCGAGGCTGTCATAGTCGGCCCCTACGCATCGATAGCGCCGGAAAAGACGCTTGGGAGGACGAAGGTGATCGACAAGCTAATTCGAGGAGAATTCGATCACCCGGTCGGCGAACTTGCCGAAGGCCGTCAGCCGGGCGAGATTCAGAATTTGGTTTGGAAGAATGGCGACGCGATCGTTTCCAACCCGGTCCGCCCGAATCTCTCGGGGGCCGACCTCGATGCGATCCCATTCGTATCGCGCTTCTTCCGCGATCATGTCAATATCCGCTCGTATAAGGCGCCCTCCGAATACTATCCTTTTATCGATATCATGACCGGCAGAGGCTGCAAGTGGGGCCGATGCACTTATTGCCTCTGGGTCTATACGTATATAAAAGGCCCCGCTTATAACGTGCGAAGTATTCCGAGCGTGGTGGAGGAATTCCAAGTTATCTCCAAAGAGATGCCGCAGATTCGCTCGGTGATGATACAGGACGATACGTTTGTGGGGGAGCGCGCCCGCGCTTTTAGCGAGGCGAAGCTCAGCGCCGGGATTACATTACCCTGGTCGTGTTATGCGCGGGCCGATGTGAGCTACGAAACACTCCGCTTGATGAAACGAGCCGGATGTCGAAATCTACACGTCGGCTACGAGTCTGCCGATCCCGATGTTCTAAAGCGGATCAAGAAAGGGCTGTCCGTGGACCGGATGACCCGTTTCACCGAAGACGCGAAACGGGTCGGACTGAGAATCCATGGAGATTTCGCGATCGGGTTCCCTGGGGAGACGCCCGAATCGGCAATGAAAACGATTCTTTGGGCTCGCAAACTCAACCCCCACACGGCTCAGTTCCAGTTGATGATTCCGTTTCCGGGAACGGAATACTACCAGGACATGCTCGAGAGCGGATGGCTTAATTCGAACGGGGAGCCCGACATGCCACAGTTTTCCAATGAGCAGATCCGTTCCATGGCAAAGAAAGCATATCGCACGTTTTACTTGAGCCCGTCCTACTTGTGGAAATGCATTTGTCATCCGTATGAACATTTCTTCGGCCGCTTGAAAACCATCAGCCGCGCCATCCCCGCGGTCTTCTGGAAGCGGTGGGGAACCTCGATCTCCTCCGCAAGCGCGCAGGGGTCGGCAGCCTGTCCGCAAACCAAGGCGGAAACTGCTGCTTCCCGAAAAGGGGTGCAGGAGAAATAG
- the rlmB gene encoding 23S rRNA (guanosine(2251)-2'-O)-methyltransferase RlmB yields MEETGYVYGRRAVMEVLTSSPERINKIFLAEGDHGRIISEIRELAKQHHIVLKFVPRRALEKYVPHGSAHQGIVASVAPVEYADPEGIMQPFKGTTPALIVVLDEISDPQNLGAILRTAEAVGVSGVLIPRHRSAGLTPVVAKHSAGASQYVPVARVTNLAQTIDALNESEVSTVGAAGDAEKTLYEMDFAVPTAIVIGSEGAGLRPLVRRQCSELARIPMVGKIESLNASVAAAVFLYEAFRQRRFTSSSRSSTSNPP; encoded by the coding sequence ATGGAAGAGACGGGATACGTGTATGGACGGCGAGCGGTCATGGAAGTGCTGACCTCTTCGCCCGAGCGAATAAACAAGATATTTCTTGCTGAAGGAGACCACGGCCGCATTATCAGCGAGATTCGCGAACTGGCCAAACAGCATCACATCGTTTTGAAGTTTGTCCCGAGGCGCGCTTTAGAGAAATATGTTCCACACGGAAGCGCGCATCAGGGGATAGTCGCGTCGGTCGCTCCCGTCGAATACGCCGATCCTGAAGGTATCATGCAGCCATTCAAAGGAACTACTCCCGCGCTGATCGTGGTGCTCGACGAGATATCCGATCCGCAGAATCTGGGAGCGATCCTGAGGACGGCCGAGGCCGTCGGAGTTTCCGGAGTGTTGATTCCGCGCCACCGATCGGCAGGGCTCACGCCCGTTGTTGCAAAGCATTCCGCGGGCGCCTCACAGTACGTGCCGGTTGCGCGGGTGACGAACCTCGCTCAGACCATCGATGCCTTGAATGAGAGCGAAGTATCAACGGTGGGGGCCGCCGGCGACGCCGAAAAGACCCTTTATGAGATGGATTTCGCCGTACCGACTGCGATCGTGATTGGGAGCGAAGGGGCGGGTTTGAGGCCGCTTGTCCGCCGCCAATGCAGCGAACTGGCCCGCATCCCGATGGTGGGGAAAATCGAATCGCTGAATGCAAGCGTCGCGGCCGCTGTCTTCCTTTACGAGGCCTTTCGTCAGCGTCGATTTACCTCGTCGTCGCGCTCGAGCACCTCGAATCCGCCGTAA
- a CDS encoding ATP-dependent RecD-like DNA helicase: protein MTTKENEISLRGTLEKIIYMNAEDGFTVALLNVSRKGGAVTIVGHLSGVREGEQLQALGSWETNQKFGEQFRVHSCQIIPPSTTEGIEKYLASGVIPGIGPVMAERIVHRFGMKTLHVMEESPQRLKEVPGIGRKTLKKILAAWEQHKDLRDTMIFLQSLGISAAYAGKIIKQYGGDASRIVRENPYRLTYDVYGIGFKQADAIAMHMGIAPDSPERAAAAVAHVLSGAAAEGHVFCPLHVVRERCQRLLAAPPAVIESGVAALVTERKVVIDRMNSQDAAYLVALYTAETGAADFLRSLRETLRLMPPIHAGKATTWFEKRHRMTLNARQREALAKAVSSKLLIITGGPGTGKTTIIQALVEIFRAKDQKVVLAAPTGRAAKKMEESAGATAMTIHRLLEYSPLFSGFLRDQANPIECDVLIIDEASMLDIVLLYHLLKAVPSEAGVILIGDIDQLPSVGPGNVLKDLIESHIAEVVRLTEIFRQEADSLIIANAHKVNRGEIPMMPRGEASPKSDFHFIERSNPDEVVATIENLVSQRIPNAFHLDPLLDIQVLSPMHRGPAGVANLNLRLQHLLNPSNHEIKHGARGFRLRDKVMQIRNNYEKEVFNGDIGLVSEIDPEAGQVGVDFDGRIVDYEQNELDDLELAYAISVHKSQGSEYRAVVMPMVNQHYMLLQRNLLYTAITRAKELVVLVGSIQALSQAVKNANVQYRNSGLASRLKSHSGG from the coding sequence ATGACTACTAAAGAAAATGAAATAAGTCTTCGGGGAACACTCGAAAAGATCATTTACATGAACGCTGAAGACGGCTTTACCGTAGCCCTTTTGAACGTGAGCCGAAAGGGAGGAGCCGTCACAATCGTCGGCCATTTGAGCGGTGTGCGCGAGGGCGAGCAACTGCAGGCGCTCGGCAGTTGGGAGACCAACCAGAAGTTCGGCGAGCAATTCAGGGTCCACAGTTGCCAAATCATCCCTCCATCGACAACGGAGGGCATCGAGAAATATCTTGCGTCGGGGGTGATTCCCGGAATTGGGCCGGTGATGGCCGAGCGGATCGTACACCGATTCGGCATGAAGACGCTCCATGTTATGGAAGAGAGCCCGCAACGGCTCAAGGAAGTTCCCGGAATCGGGAGGAAAACCTTAAAGAAGATACTTGCAGCATGGGAGCAGCACAAAGACCTGCGCGATACAATGATCTTCCTGCAGTCGCTGGGTATTTCCGCCGCATATGCCGGGAAAATCATCAAGCAGTATGGCGGAGATGCATCACGCATCGTGCGGGAGAATCCTTACCGGCTGACCTATGACGTCTACGGCATCGGTTTCAAGCAGGCTGACGCCATCGCGATGCACATGGGTATCGCGCCGGATTCGCCGGAGCGAGCGGCGGCGGCGGTCGCGCATGTTCTCTCAGGGGCGGCGGCCGAGGGACACGTCTTTTGCCCGCTGCACGTTGTCCGCGAGCGCTGCCAGCGGCTTTTGGCGGCGCCGCCTGCCGTGATCGAGTCGGGAGTTGCCGCTCTGGTTACCGAACGAAAGGTTGTTATCGACAGGATGAATTCTCAAGACGCGGCGTATCTGGTTGCGCTTTACACGGCGGAAACCGGCGCCGCCGATTTCCTGCGAAGCCTGCGGGAAACGCTGAGGCTGATGCCGCCGATTCATGCGGGCAAAGCGACGACCTGGTTTGAGAAGCGACACCGGATGACGCTGAACGCGCGACAGCGGGAGGCGCTCGCCAAGGCGGTCAGCAGCAAGCTCCTCATCATCACGGGTGGTCCGGGCACCGGAAAGACCACGATCATCCAGGCGCTGGTCGAGATATTCCGCGCGAAAGATCAAAAAGTGGTTTTGGCGGCGCCTACCGGACGCGCCGCCAAGAAGATGGAGGAAAGTGCCGGAGCGACAGCTATGACGATTCATCGACTGCTCGAATACAGCCCGCTGTTTTCGGGCTTCTTGCGCGATCAGGCGAACCCGATCGAGTGTGACGTCCTGATCATAGATGAGGCTTCGATGCTGGATATCGTCCTCCTGTACCATCTGCTGAAAGCGGTCCCTTCTGAGGCCGGAGTCATTTTGATCGGAGATATCGATCAGCTTCCATCGGTGGGCCCGGGAAATGTGCTCAAGGACCTGATCGAGTCGCATATTGCCGAAGTGGTCCGTCTGACGGAGATTTTCCGGCAGGAGGCGGACAGCCTCATCATAGCTAATGCGCACAAAGTCAATCGCGGGGAAATTCCGATGATGCCGCGCGGCGAGGCGTCGCCGAAGAGCGATTTTCACTTCATCGAGCGCTCGAATCCCGATGAGGTTGTCGCCACCATCGAAAACCTCGTGAGTCAAAGGATACCCAATGCGTTTCATCTGGACCCGCTCCTCGACATTCAGGTTCTCAGCCCGATGCATAGAGGGCCGGCAGGCGTTGCGAATCTGAATCTGCGGCTTCAGCACCTGCTTAATCCTTCAAATCATGAAATCAAACATGGCGCCCGCGGATTCAGGCTGCGCGACAAGGTCATGCAGATACGGAACAATTATGAGAAAGAGGTGTTTAACGGCGATATCGGTCTGGTTTCCGAGATCGATCCGGAGGCCGGGCAGGTGGGGGTCGATTTCGATGGAAGAATTGTGGATTATGAACAGAACGAGCTCGATGACCTTGAACTGGCCTACGCGATATCGGTGCACAAGTCGCAGGGGTCGGAGTACCGCGCAGTGGTGATGCCGATGGTGAATCAGCATTATATGCTGCTCCAGAGGAATCTGCTCTACACGGCCATCACGCGGGCGAAGGAGCTGGTTGTTCTGGTCGGCTCAATCCAGGCGCTCTCTCAGGCCGTGAAGAACGCGAATGTGCAGTATCGGAATTCGGGTCTGGCCTCGAGATTGAAATCACATTCGGGCGGATGA